In a single window of the Elaeis guineensis isolate ETL-2024a chromosome 4, EG11, whole genome shotgun sequence genome:
- the LOC105043181 gene encoding thaumatin-like protein 1b isoform X1, with the protein MEEARGFIGLIFWLLITGACSSSFQFLNNCTYPVWVGTLSGAGSPSLAQTGFELQPGQSTSLAAPPAWSGRFWARTNCSTNPVTGKYSCTTADCSTGKVSCDGSGATPPATLIEITLGTNGGKDFYDISLVDGFNVPASMAPMGGKGDCKVTSCPTDVNEVCPEELRVAEGDGTGVVACKSACEAFGDPRYCCTGTYGGPNTCKPTNYSKVFKGACPLAYSYAYDDATSTFTCAGASYVVTFCP; encoded by the exons ATGGAAGAAGCAAGAGGATTCATAGGCCTTATCTTTTGGCTACTTATTACAG GGGCATGTTCTTCCTCCTTCCAATTCTTGAACAACTGCACCTACCCAGTGTGGGTCGGCACCCTTTCCGGCGCCGGCAGCCCTTCACTGGCCCAAACAGGATTCGAGCTTCAGCCGGGCCAGTCCACATCCCTTGCCGCTCCCCCCGCATGGTCGGGCCGCTTCTGGGCCCGGACCAACTGCTCCACCAATCCCGTCACCGGCAAATACTCCTGCACCACCGCCGACTGCTCCACCGGAAAGGTCTCATGTGATGGCTCGGGCGCCACTCCCCCCGCCACCCTCATCGAAATCACTCTAGGCACCAATGGCGGCAAAGACTTCTACGACATTAGCCTCGTCGATGGCTTCAACGTGCCGGCGTCGATGGCTCCGATGGGAGGAAAAGGAGATTGCAAAGTCACGAGCTGCCCGACCGACGTGAATGAGGTTTGTCCGGAGGAATTGAGGGTGGCTGAGGGAGATGGCACTGGGGTGGTGGCTTGTAAGAGCGCTTGTGAGGCGTTTGGAGATCCAAGGTATTGCTGTACTGGGACGTATGGGGGTCCTAACACATGCAAGCCCACCAACTACTCCAAGGTGTTCAAGGGTGCATGTCCTTTGGCTTATAGTTATGCCTATGATGATGCCACTAGCACTTTCACCTGTGCTGGTGCTAGCTATGTCGTTACGTTTTGTCCTTGA
- the LOC105043181 gene encoding thaumatin-like protein 1b isoform X2 gives MELDGACSSSFQFLNNCTYPVWVGTLSGAGSPSLAQTGFELQPGQSTSLAAPPAWSGRFWARTNCSTNPVTGKYSCTTADCSTGKVSCDGSGATPPATLIEITLGTNGGKDFYDISLVDGFNVPASMAPMGGKGDCKVTSCPTDVNEVCPEELRVAEGDGTGVVACKSACEAFGDPRYCCTGTYGGPNTCKPTNYSKVFKGACPLAYSYAYDDATSTFTCAGASYVVTFCP, from the exons ATGGAATTGGATG GGGCATGTTCTTCCTCCTTCCAATTCTTGAACAACTGCACCTACCCAGTGTGGGTCGGCACCCTTTCCGGCGCCGGCAGCCCTTCACTGGCCCAAACAGGATTCGAGCTTCAGCCGGGCCAGTCCACATCCCTTGCCGCTCCCCCCGCATGGTCGGGCCGCTTCTGGGCCCGGACCAACTGCTCCACCAATCCCGTCACCGGCAAATACTCCTGCACCACCGCCGACTGCTCCACCGGAAAGGTCTCATGTGATGGCTCGGGCGCCACTCCCCCCGCCACCCTCATCGAAATCACTCTAGGCACCAATGGCGGCAAAGACTTCTACGACATTAGCCTCGTCGATGGCTTCAACGTGCCGGCGTCGATGGCTCCGATGGGAGGAAAAGGAGATTGCAAAGTCACGAGCTGCCCGACCGACGTGAATGAGGTTTGTCCGGAGGAATTGAGGGTGGCTGAGGGAGATGGCACTGGGGTGGTGGCTTGTAAGAGCGCTTGTGAGGCGTTTGGAGATCCAAGGTATTGCTGTACTGGGACGTATGGGGGTCCTAACACATGCAAGCCCACCAACTACTCCAAGGTGTTCAAGGGTGCATGTCCTTTGGCTTATAGTTATGCCTATGATGATGCCACTAGCACTTTCACCTGTGCTGGTGCTAGCTATGTCGTTACGTTTTGTCCTTGA
- the LOC105043176 gene encoding uncharacterized protein has translation MLGRTLNLRAEQVGRGALRAGGNLCFAVFVLGVLVFTLIAATYQPDDPLLHPSSSHLTSFLTSTSNATFSSDDSVLRTGEDFLNVSSSSSDSSVLQQEPDSAFIHLSDVPNTTNIATVTATDSTATATATDSTTATSSVASDCDSTAPIDCSDPEIFHLMMRFAIESFPDIHFYRFGKPVAAPAAPSGDGAAAVAACDMAWRFRPRDAKRATFYKDYRRFDLGRNPANCSVSVAKIGEFHSGVNARKKRRSKGGASPSGDFAPKKAEKVVVAPAEVVPVVGEAVNDALPVVESETKFSSGRYLIYSGGGDRCKSMNHYLWSFLCALGEAQYLNRTLVMDLTICLSSLYTRTGQDAEGKDFRFYFDFEHLRDSASVIDQRQFWTDWWKWEKKNGLTLSFVNDFKVTPMKLADVKDTLIMRKFGDVEPDNYWYRVCEGETESVIQRPWHLIWKSRRLMEIVSAIASKMNWDFDSVHIVRGEKAKNTQLWPNLDRDTSPDALLATLRDKIEDGRTLYIATNEPDTSFFDPLKDKYTTRFLDDFKDLWNENSEWYSETKELNNGSPVEFDGYMRVEVDTEVLLRGKKQLETFNDLTRDCKDGVNTCPASS, from the coding sequence ATGCTGGGCCGGACGTTAAACTTGAGGGCGGAGCAGGTCGGCCGGGGCGCCCTCCGGGCCGGTGGCAACCTTTGCTTCGCCGTCTTCGTCCTGGGTGTTTTGGTGTTCACCCTCATCGCTGCCACTTACCAGCCTGACGACCCACTCCTCCACCCATCCTCATCCCATCTCACCTCCTTCCTCACCTCCACCTCCAATGCTACCTTCAGCTCCGACGACTCCGTTCTCCGCACCGGCGAAGACTTCCTCAacgtctcctcctcctcctccgactccTCTGTCTTACAACAAGAACCCGACTCCGCCTTCATCCACCTATCCGACGTCCCTAATACTACTAATATCGCCACCGTTACCGCCACCGACTCCACCGCCACCGCCACCGCCACTGACTCCACCACCGCCACCAGCTCCGTCGCCTCTGACTGCGACTCCACCGCCCCCATCGACTGCTCTGACCCGGAGATCTTCCACCTCATGATGCGCTTCGCCATCGAGTCTTTCCCCGACATCCACTTCTACCGCTTCGGCAAGCCCGTCGCCGCACCCGCCGCACCCTCCGGCGATGGCGCCGCCGCCGTCGCAGCCTGTGACATGGCTTGGCGGTTCCGTCCCAGGGACGCCAAGCGCGCCACCTTCTACAAGGACTACCGCCGCTTCGACCTCGGCCGCAATCCGGCCAACTGCTCCGTCTCCGTCGCCAAGATCGGCGAGTTCCACTCCGGCGTCAATGCCCGCAAGAAGCGCCGCTCCAAGGGCGGCGCCTCACCCTCGGGGGACTTCGCGCCGAAGAAGGCGGAGAAAGTAGTGGTGGCTCCGGCGGAGGTGGTGCCTGTGGTGGGGGAGGCGGTGAACGACGCCCTCCCGGTGGTGGAGTCCGAGACGAAGTTCAGCAGCGGCCGGTATCTCATCTACTCTGGCGGCGGCGACCGGTGCAAGAGTATGAATCACTACCTCTGGAGCTTCCTCTGTGCTCTCGGCGAGGCCCAGTACCTAAATCGGACCCTTGTCATGGACCTCACCATTTGCCTCTCCTCTCTGTACACCAGGACCGGGCAGGACGCCGAGGGGAAGGACTTCCGGTTCTACTTTGACTTCGAGCACCTCCGGGACTCGGCCTCAGTCATCGACCAGCGCCAGTTCTGGACTGACTGGTGGAAATGGGAGAAGAAGAATGGGCTGACCCTCAGCTTTGTGAATGATTTCAAGGTCACGCCGATGAAGCTTGCCGACGTTAAGGACACCCTTATTATGAGGAAGTTTGGGGATGTCGAGCCGGACAACTACTGGTACAGGGTATGTGAGGGCGAGACCGAGTCGGTGATCCAGCGGCCGTGGCACCTCATCTGGAAGTCCCGCCGGCTGATGGAGATTGTGTCAGCCATTGCCTCAAAGATGAATTGGGACTTCGATTCAGTTCACATTGTGAGAGGAGAGAAAGCGAAGAACACTCAACTCTGGCCAAATCTTGATAGAGACACTTCTCCGGATGCACTGCTTGCAACCCTCCGGGATAAGATTGAGGATGGCAGGACCCTGTATATTGCGACCAATGAGCCGGATACCTCATTCTTTGATCCCTTAAAGGATAAGTACACCACTCGCTTCCTTGATGATTTCAAGGACTTGTGGAATGAGAACAGTGAATGGTACTCAGAGACTAAAGAGTTGAACAATGGGTCTCCAGTGGAGTTTGATGGCTACATGAGGGTGGAGGTTGACACCGAAGTGTTGTTAAGGGGAAAGAAGCAGCTTGAGACCTTCAATGATCTCACCAGGGATTGCAAGGATGGCGTGAATACTTGTCCCGCTTCTTCCTGA